The DNA window TGATGGGAATGCGTCAAAATGAATTAGCTGAACGCATGGGTAAAACCGAAAGCAAAATTAATGATATCATAAAAGGGAAAGAACCTATAACTGTAAACACAGCTCTACAATTAGAACTTGTTTTAGGTATTCCTGCTAAATTCTGGCTTGCCAGAGAAGCTAATTACCGAGAAGAGCTTGCACGTATTGAGCAGCAAGAAGCACAGGAATTAATGATTGACTGGATTAAGAAATTTCCTTTGGCGCAATTAAAAAAGTTGGGATATTTAAGCAAGAATAAAACAATAAAAGAGTTAGTACCTGAGCTTCTTAAGTTTTTTGGAATTGCTTCACAAAAGGAATGGGAAAAGATTTATCTAAATGACAAGATGTCTGTAGCATTTCGCGTATCTTTAGCTAGCACAACAGATCCTTATGCTGTTTCTTCGTGGTTGCGAATTGGAGAATTACAATCTAGGAATTTGAGCTGTGCAGAATTTAACGCAAGTAAATTTAAAGCCTGCCTTCCGCTAATAAGAGAAATAGCAATTAAACAACCAGAGGATTTTCTTCAAGAGCTAAAATCTATCTGTGTCAATAATGGCGTTGCTTGTGTATTTACATCTTGTTTACCTAAAGCTCCAATAAGCGGAGCTACAAGGTGGTTCTCAAATAAACCATTGATTCAGCTATCTGACAGATATAAAACAAATGATCACTTTTGGTTTGCCTTCTTTCATGAAGTAGCGCATGTATTGCTTCATCCCAAGAAGGATATTTTTCTGGAAGACTTAAAAGGTGCAGAAATAGACCAACAGAAAGAAGATGAAGCCAATGCATTTGCTTCTGAACTTCTTATCCCAAATAAGTTCCTGAAAAACATAAAGGGTGAAATAACAAAAGAAGCAATTCTAGATATTGCCCATAAAGCTGAAATTCATCCTTCTTTTGTTGTAGGACGCTTGCAACATAATGGAATGCTACTCTTTAGTAGATTTAATGAAATGAAGATTCCTGTTTCTATTGATCAAATTTAAGCATTGTAATATGATGATGCTGTATCACCCCAAAGGAAGTTATTTGCGCAATATAATTTAGCTGCGAACAAGATATTTTTACTCTTAGACCTGTTATAC is part of the uncultured Bacteroides sp. genome and encodes:
- a CDS encoding ImmA/IrrE family metallo-endopeptidase, whose amino-acid sequence is MNANLILAKELLSPPGDTIQETIDVMGMRQNELAERMGKTESKINDIIKGKEPITVNTALQLELVLGIPAKFWLAREANYREELARIEQQEAQELMIDWIKKFPLAQLKKLGYLSKNKTIKELVPELLKFFGIASQKEWEKIYLNDKMSVAFRVSLASTTDPYAVSSWLRIGELQSRNLSCAEFNASKFKACLPLIREIAIKQPEDFLQELKSICVNNGVACVFTSCLPKAPISGATRWFSNKPLIQLSDRYKTNDHFWFAFFHEVAHVLLHPKKDIFLEDLKGAEIDQQKEDEANAFASELLIPNKFLKNIKGEITKEAILDIAHKAEIHPSFVVGRLQHNGMLLFSRFNEMKIPVSIDQI